TGAGCTGTCATCAATGACGTACGCGTGTGTGTATCGCAACACTCAACTAAATTCAGAAAGCGATGAGGACTTTGAATGGATTAAAACCAAACTGATCCTATGACACCTTGCAAAAACATTCTCCTTACTCCGCAAATGAAATAAGTAACTCaataatttaaatgattttttaacGTTTCGAGAGCGAAAGCGAGACACGTGCTAATAATGGTGCCGTTACCGAAAAAAATGCGAAAAGCTGGGAGTGGTGGCATTTCTCTGACCCTGGGAGAAAATATTGACATTAATAATCAAACAGCGATAGCCAAAAGCCAAACCAAATGCACGGATGCGAATCAATGTACgctaatcagatttttaaatacaagcggGACAATTTATCgactttttagatgaaagcgGGACATGCTACGAGCAGGCGGGACACACTatctaaagcgggacgtcttgGTGTGGGAAAAATAGTGAACAAGTCGAGAGACATTGTTGACAGACAACCGACCTGCGTGAACTGTGAGGAGGTAACTCTTGCACTCCGACCGGAAGTTTATAGTCCGTGGATTGAGGAACTTGAGAGAGCAACTTAAAGAGAGTTTGCATATTCACTTTCCTTCAACcattgtaaacatatttgtaaaaatatacaatggACAAGCTGAAAAAAGTTCTGAGTGGaaatgaggaagaagatgaagacaagGGAATCGTTGCGCAGGTACGTTTTTAACATTAGATTTTGCTGAGAGCAGACGATAAGACTATGAGTAATGGCACAATTGTCATTCTCTCACCACATTTCTTACAATGTCAGTTGTGAAGACTCGTTGTCAGACCAGTTATGCGGCTAAAATATTGTTGAAAGTCGcaactttattataatttactaGCTCTTAGCTTATATCTACAGGTTTAGTCgatattcaaaacaaatcaactacAACGCCCACTGTCCAACATATAAgataaataatatgtatatcattatttatgccgttaaagacatgaaagaaatggagaaagaaaaaaataaaactaaaggtATAATGCATTACCCTTGAAGATATAAACAATAACAGAATATATGcaatttttctagttttatatatatatacatttaggTCAGCAGTATATTTGCGTTTAAGCATTGACTCGGTGAGTGTTATACTGGTATAGTACTGAGCAGCTACTGTAATTACAGACCTAAAATAATGGGATCATGTTATTACATTGGTGAAGGTCTATAAGTGAATTGTGCTGTCAGAAAATGGAAGAAGGCAGATAGGCAAAACTGGATTGAGAATCAGTGTTGGACCATAGAACACAAAAATGATGAATTCATCAccacttttttaatgttcatccTGTTCGAAATAAACTGAACTCAGGcctaatcatttttttttcattgggaTCATACTTAATACCTCTGTTAAAGCACCTAATTAGCTTCTTGTGCAATTTGCTTTGAAGATTAAGATGATGTGAGACAAGTCAGTTCTGGGTGAGTAGGTACAAggtttacaaatatataaaaattttgaCATTAAATGGAATTGTGCTGGTATATCATATACACcgtcttttaaaaatagtttgccAGAGATAGTATTGCTGTATTGTTACTTCTCTGAGGTTTGATTTAAGTTGAGAATATGAAAGTTGTGGGTGTCATTAAAGTATGTGTTTTTAAGAGAAAAGATTACtaagtaataaatataaatatagctTTATAGCTTTCATAAATATAGCAGCTATAGggaagtttgttgttttgatacATCGAGAACAGTAAATGTAGTGTGGTTAGtcccttaaaatttatttatttttattttgtttttcccaTGTAGATGAATGAAGTGACCACACTCAGCTGGGGAACAAGAATCAAACTTTTCCTATTGTGTTTTATCCTTGGTGCTTTTCTTTCCATTCTGGTATGTCATATATTTAATCTGTCTACAATGAACATAAAGCAGGTGTCTCAGAACAGTACATTTACATTGTTAATAAGCATTAATAAAGCCATTGTTAAGAAAAATAGTGTTAATgctattatttaaaaagcaataatataaacatgaagGAGGAGAATGAAATATTCCTGAAACAGAAGTTAAATTGTGGTAAAATTATTGAACCATGGATGCAGATCTCTTGTTTTATGATGTTAAATTTGCATTTGACAATTTCATTTACTGCTGTTAGACAAAGATTATTTACTATGGAATTGATGTCTCTTCTGTTTTTACCATAATCTGACCTGGGGCAGTAGTTATAAagtgagagtaagtcgtttctgGGGCAAAaaggggaactcaaggaaaagcatcttATTTTTACAGTAACGATACAATGCCCAGACCCTATGGACAGTACTTCATTCAATCAATTGATGTTAGATTTTCCTTTCAGGGTACCTGCTtgatatttctgaaaaatgGTCTGGTCATATTTGCTGTCTTATACACAATTGGTAACATTTTGTCTCTGGCAAGGTAATACAAAGGTATActtcaaaataattaagaaagaatAGTAAAGCTTTTGTAGCTTATCCCCAGTAAAAATCAGGGGTTTTCTACTTTAACATGTATCGTGTATTTGAAAGTTTTAACTAAAAAATGGATTGGAATTTTTTTGTGGATAGAAGAATTAACACAGAACTTATACCATAGTTATGGCATTTGAAAGGTCAAAATCACCTGACACTATATAGAGAGAAGAAATTGTTCATTCCAAAAGATTTTGCTCACCTTTCACTCACTTTTTCCATTCTCCTTTCCCTTACTCTTTCTCACTTTCCTTAAAGCTTCCCCTTCTGCGTGTCTCTCTTCTTTCGTTCACTTTTTCCCCAACCCCCTAGTCAGTACTACATTCACTTTAGTGTATTTCCTTTTCActtgacagagaaaaaaataccacaTTCTGGTAACTTAGAGATTTAGAAAGCTCATCACCACAGTGTTTATGATGCATCCACTTTCATAATCATTTTGAATATCTGTAAGAGTGAGAACCACTAGggggaaaaagtttttttgtttttgtgttgaggTTGGGGGGAAACTTATGTGAGAAATTTGAACACTATTTCCATCaataagataaagaaaactaaaattgtttgaattaaatgtgtttgttacttttattggctatttagaaatatttggGGTCTTTGCCTACAAGGAAGGAGCATGTTATGTAGACATCAGTAATCCTCTCAGGAAGATCCGTCACTTCCTTATCATCACATGCAAGCGTTTCTGTATTACCATTAGAAATGAAGTGGTATTTATACCAAACAATTTATGTTGTGTATTGAAGTTGTTTTATCAAAAATTTACCATGATCAGAACTTCCACAACAGGATTTAGTCAAACTGTTGCTGTTTCAgctgctttttatttcactAATATATTCCATGATGCTTTGGTCTCCAGCACATGTTTTCTCATGGGTCCTTGCAACCAGCTCAAAAAGATGTTTGCCAAGACCAGAATAATAGCAACTATTTTAGTTCTTGTGAgcattttttgttcttcttgaaATAGATATtgattacaaatatttgttagaCATGTTTAAAGTATATAGCATCACATTTTCAAagtgtttctgtttttgcaaATCTTAAAAAAGCCAGTTAATATTATGATAATTTTGACTTTAATATATATAGTCACCAATATAAAGTACAGACTTAAAATTGTCGCGTGCAGCAGCGAATCCAACAGCTCTCCAATGCAGGACAAACGACACACACGTGAGAATGCTACAAATATACGTTTAATAAACCAAAAACTAATGAAATATAAGGAACAAGTAaggaaacacaagaaaaaacaatgGGTCGAGGACAGAAGGGGATGCTTATATCTACAACACACTACTCCGTCCCCACAATGGACCCTCACACGGATAATGTTTTCAACCAGATACCTCCCTGATACACATCATTCCGTTCTTGCAACGGACTCACATATGGATACtgtcacttaaatgttttcaaaacattcctTCCTCCACTCTTCCCCCTGGTGTCCgctctcttctcttccccttctctctcaaccatcagaaacaaaaccaaattgCGTCAGATAACAGTGACGTatcaaccccctcctcccctcaaaACTCAGGCTCAGGCTGAGCCAGCTTGCGACACGCGACAAAAATCATGAGTGAAGTTTCATGCTACTGTTAATCATTATGTGTGCACATAGGTGtaacttttttgtaatttattgttattttcttttttaggtaatGTTTGTCCTCACTTTGGTCTGTGCTTTAGCGGTAAGTTTATGTTTCATAAAGATATATATACCAGTCTATTTAAGCATTTCATTGTCCAGAAAAACACAGTTTCCAACCTTCTTGGTAATCTATTCTGCCTAGGCAAATCTGAtgaggggagggagaagaggGCTGGTGTAGGTGGGCCCAGCTTATGCCCCTACTAAATATTCTGAGAAAAGAATATCAATGCAATACACTAGCAGATGAAGTAAGCATTTCTTAGTGGCTTCCTAGGCTGACACAATTAGGCCCTTGATCACTACATGCACATTGCATataattgtttgcatttttgtaatatttgatcTAAAAATGTTGTCAGTTGATATTATCTTATCATGTTAAATGTAGACACTGAAAATTGACTTATAAGCAAATACTGCCAAAAATTGCTATTACAACTCAGTGCAAGGGGAAATCATCAGCCCTGAGCCCCATTCTGGCTCACAGTGGTACAGTGCTTCGACTTTCATTTAGCTTCAAAGGTTCTTTGAACTGCATTGTTTATGCTAACAGATACATAATGCTGCCTTGGCCATTTTGTGCTGCATCATACAGTTCCTAGCACTTACGTGGTACTCGCTGTCTTACATACCATATGCACGGTGAGCCCTCATAATTTCTtgccttttcaaaaaaatttctgtGGGACTTTGTAGCCTTGAATACTTTTCAAAATCTAAGCATTAACTCACTATTGTGCAATACTCTCCAAAAGAAGTGAGTCAGAACAGTAGTTGGTTTTCATCCCAGAATTATTAGCCAGGGTATTAACAACGGGCTACTAGTAGGTGACAGGACATGatagtgttgttgtctatgaatattttattattgaagaTCAACCCTACATGTTAAGACAAGAGCTTCCGGCCATCAATTGTTGCAGAGGCTAAATAATG
The sequence above is a segment of the Pomacea canaliculata isolate SZHN2017 linkage group LG6, ASM307304v1, whole genome shotgun sequence genome. Coding sequences within it:
- the LOC112566873 gene encoding vesicle transport protein SFT2B-like — encoded protein: MDKLKKVLSGNEEEDEDKGIVAQMNEVTTLSWGTRIKLFLLCFILGAFLSILGTCLIFLKNGLVIFAVLYTIGNILSLASTCFLMGPCNQLKKMFAKTRIIATILVLVMFVLTLVCALAIHNAALAILCCIIQFLALTWYSLSYIPYARDLVKKCFGSCLE